One window of Curtobacterium sp. 458 genomic DNA carries:
- a CDS encoding DUF4276 family protein — MAMVDQIALVVEGQTEEAFVNLVMRPLAARSGVFLTPIVVHTSRAADGQARRGGGLWKHYERHLRNLLAQPHWTRVTTMIDYYAFPSDGPACKCGGPHRQPTCVEEIEKGMVDLVGSDPRFAPFVMLHEFETLVIAAGSLSGDVFGDSSIVREFQSMVDFYDGNAEMINDGPSTAPSKRVLQVLPDYDKVRDGVALIEPNLEAALGLTPRFLAWFEELGVTLPRTSGS; from the coding sequence ATGGCGATGGTTGATCAAATCGCCTTGGTGGTTGAGGGGCAGACCGAGGAAGCCTTCGTCAATCTCGTCATGCGACCACTCGCGGCGCGGTCCGGCGTTTTCTTGACGCCCATCGTCGTGCACACGTCGCGAGCAGCAGATGGACAAGCGCGTCGTGGCGGCGGCCTTTGGAAGCATTACGAGCGCCATCTGAGAAATCTTTTGGCACAGCCTCATTGGACTCGTGTCACCACGATGATCGACTACTACGCGTTCCCGAGTGACGGTCCTGCCTGTAAGTGCGGCGGCCCGCATCGACAGCCAACCTGTGTCGAAGAGATTGAGAAAGGAATGGTCGATCTCGTTGGATCAGATCCCCGTTTCGCGCCCTTCGTCATGCTTCACGAGTTTGAGACGCTCGTGATCGCTGCGGGTTCGCTGTCCGGCGACGTATTCGGTGACTCGTCGATCGTGCGCGAATTCCAGTCCATGGTCGACTTCTACGATGGCAACGCGGAGATGATCAATGATGGTCCGAGTACCGCGCCATCGAAGCGGGTGTTGCAGGTGTTGCCGGACTATGACAAGGTTCGCGACGGAGTGGCGCTGATCGAACCGAATCTCGAGGCTGCTCTGGGACTCACTCCGCGGTTCTTGGCGTGGTTCGAGGAGCTCGGCGTCACGCTTCCTCGCACATCCGGATCGTAG
- a CDS encoding AAA family ATPase: MSSVKIEGFRSIDSLTLELTSSVTLLIGANGAGKSNLVDAFELLGYAVDGNAPAHIARVGGMSHLLHRSVGGEAEEISLRIWGDWVDSVRGAVRNGYRLRLEPAADDSAVLTETTYMQSEQYASPYSTSLGTSRSGRLKAKVSEHVSNQYLFDVLSGCRVYHFDDTSITAPPLRRVDVADSEMLHDDARNLAAVLLDMRENNSRQYDKVIRSIRNVAPFFDDFVLRPRADSVVLRWREKGIDDIFSGSALSSGTLRFICLAVLLQQPRKPATIVLDEPELGLHPAAIHQLAALFRGLGSEHKLIAATQSVTLLGQFSLNEVAVVGRSDGATTVERPDASELEGWLADYSVGELWEMNLLGGRPSSLLAKKHGDG; this comes from the coding sequence TTGAGTTCCGTCAAGATCGAAGGCTTTCGGTCCATTGATTCTTTGACGCTGGAACTGACGAGCAGCGTGACTCTGTTGATAGGTGCCAATGGCGCGGGCAAGAGTAACCTCGTTGATGCCTTCGAGCTCCTGGGTTACGCGGTGGATGGCAATGCGCCTGCGCACATCGCAAGAGTCGGCGGGATGTCTCATCTGCTTCATCGGAGTGTGGGTGGTGAGGCGGAGGAGATCTCCTTGAGGATCTGGGGTGACTGGGTCGATTCTGTTCGTGGTGCTGTTCGCAACGGCTACAGGCTTCGACTCGAGCCGGCCGCAGATGACTCAGCGGTGCTCACGGAAACGACGTACATGCAAAGTGAGCAGTACGCGTCGCCGTACTCGACTTCGTTGGGCACGAGCAGGAGCGGACGCCTGAAGGCGAAAGTTTCTGAGCATGTCTCAAATCAATACTTGTTCGACGTTCTGTCTGGCTGTCGTGTGTATCACTTCGATGACACGAGCATCACCGCCCCTCCTCTGCGCCGCGTGGATGTCGCGGACAGTGAGATGTTGCATGACGATGCTCGTAATCTGGCAGCGGTACTGCTGGACATGCGAGAGAACAACTCGCGGCAGTACGACAAGGTCATTCGGTCCATCCGTAATGTAGCTCCGTTCTTCGACGATTTCGTGCTCCGACCGAGAGCTGATTCTGTAGTACTTCGGTGGCGAGAAAAGGGAATAGACGACATCTTCTCGGGGAGTGCACTGAGTTCGGGAACTCTCCGCTTCATCTGTCTGGCGGTCTTGCTACAACAGCCACGGAAGCCCGCGACAATCGTTCTTGACGAGCCAGAGTTGGGACTACACCCGGCAGCGATTCACCAACTAGCAGCGCTCTTTCGTGGCTTGGGTTCCGAGCACAAGTTGATCGCCGCTACACAATCGGTCACACTCCTCGGTCAGTTCAGCCTCAATGAAGTCGCTGTGGTTGGCCGATCCGACGGGGCAACAACTGTTGAGCGGCCAGATGCTTCGGAGTTGGAGGGGTGGCTCGCTGATTATTCAGTTGGTGAGCTCTGGGAGATGAACCTCCTCGGTGGTAGGCCGTCTTCGTTACTTGCGAAGAAGCATGGCGATGGTTGA
- the leuS gene encoding leucine--tRNA ligase: MTTEQYAEDPNAYDFRRLQEKWQPRWEELGLFTTDLDDTRPRKYILEMFPYPSGDLHMGHAENWALGDFVARYWRQQGFNVLHPIGWDSFGLPAENAAIKRGVDPKEWTYANIEQQKASFKRYAPSFDWTTEIHTSDPEYYKWNQWLFLKMYEKGLAYRKDSWVNWDPVDQTVLANEQVLPDGTSDRSGAVVVKKKLTQWYFKITEYADRLLDDLNQLEGRWPAKVIAQQRNWIGRSVGADVDFVIEGRAEPVTVFTTRPDTIHGVTFLVVAPDSDLAASLVADPSVSSSVRDDFDAYLTATQKTSEIDRQNADRPKTGVPLGRFAIHPLTGERLPIWAADYVLADYGHGAVMAVPAHDQRDLDFARAFDLPVKVVVDTTAPVTGAIPVIPDGATLEDLPALDPVSTGEALTGTGRMINSGPLDGMSKQHAITAAIRLLEERGTGRAAKTYRLRDWLISRQRFWGTPIPIIHGADGTEHPVPIDQLPVRLPSTEGLDLKPKGTSPLGGATDWVNVPNPVDGTPATRDTDTMDTFVDSSWYFLRFLAANDDLQAFDPATARKWAPVDQYIGGIEHAILHLLYARFVTKVLFDLGYLDFTEPFTALLNQGMVLSGGSKMSKSKGGVSLGDELDANGVDAIRLVMGFAGPPEDDINWEDVSPSASARFLARAYRLALDVTSTKDAVWADGDRALRQVTHRFLADAPGLMESFKFNVVIARLMDLVNVTRKAIDSGPGAGDPAVREAVETITLGLAVFAPYVGEEMWEKLGYEPTVATYGWRKADPTLLVQDTLTAVVQVNGKVRDSFEVSKSIEPSELESLARESANVQRYIGDREIVKVIVRAPKLVNIAIKG, translated from the coding sequence GTGACCACCGAGCAGTACGCCGAGGACCCGAACGCCTACGACTTCCGTCGTCTCCAGGAGAAGTGGCAGCCCCGCTGGGAGGAGCTCGGGCTCTTCACCACGGACCTCGACGACACCCGGCCGCGCAAGTACATCCTCGAGATGTTCCCGTACCCCTCCGGCGACCTCCACATGGGGCACGCCGAGAACTGGGCGCTCGGCGACTTCGTGGCGCGGTACTGGCGGCAGCAGGGCTTCAACGTGCTGCACCCCATCGGCTGGGACTCGTTCGGCCTGCCCGCGGAGAACGCGGCGATCAAGCGCGGTGTGGACCCGAAGGAGTGGACCTACGCGAACATCGAGCAGCAGAAGGCCTCGTTCAAGCGGTACGCGCCGTCCTTCGACTGGACGACCGAGATCCACACCTCGGACCCCGAGTACTACAAGTGGAACCAGTGGCTGTTCCTCAAGATGTACGAGAAGGGCCTGGCGTACCGGAAGGACAGCTGGGTCAACTGGGACCCGGTGGACCAGACCGTGCTCGCGAACGAGCAGGTGCTGCCCGACGGCACATCCGACCGCTCCGGGGCCGTCGTCGTCAAGAAGAAGCTGACGCAGTGGTACTTCAAGATCACGGAGTACGCGGACCGGCTGCTCGACGACCTCAACCAGCTCGAGGGGCGGTGGCCGGCGAAGGTCATCGCGCAGCAGCGGAACTGGATCGGCCGGTCCGTCGGTGCCGACGTCGACTTCGTGATCGAGGGCCGCGCCGAGCCCGTCACCGTGTTCACCACGCGGCCGGACACGATCCACGGGGTGACGTTCCTGGTCGTGGCGCCGGACTCGGACCTGGCGGCGTCGCTGGTGGCCGACCCGTCTGTGTCGTCCTCGGTCCGTGACGACTTCGACGCGTACCTGACCGCGACCCAGAAGACCTCCGAGATCGACCGGCAGAACGCCGACCGCCCGAAGACCGGTGTGCCGCTCGGCCGCTTCGCGATCCACCCGCTGACGGGGGAGCGCCTGCCGATCTGGGCCGCCGACTACGTTCTCGCCGACTACGGCCACGGCGCGGTCATGGCCGTGCCCGCGCACGACCAGCGCGACCTCGACTTCGCGCGGGCGTTCGACCTGCCCGTGAAAGTCGTGGTGGACACGACCGCTCCGGTGACCGGGGCGATCCCGGTGATCCCGGACGGCGCGACGCTCGAGGACCTGCCGGCGCTCGACCCGGTGTCAACGGGCGAGGCCCTGACCGGCACCGGTCGGATGATCAACTCCGGGCCGCTCGACGGCATGTCGAAGCAGCACGCCATCACGGCGGCGATCCGCCTGCTCGAGGAGCGCGGCACCGGCCGTGCTGCCAAGACCTACCGCCTGCGCGACTGGCTCATCTCGCGCCAGCGTTTCTGGGGCACCCCCATCCCGATCATCCACGGCGCCGACGGCACCGAGCACCCGGTGCCGATCGACCAGCTGCCGGTCCGGCTGCCGTCGACCGAGGGGCTCGACCTCAAGCCGAAGGGCACCTCGCCGCTCGGTGGTGCGACCGACTGGGTGAACGTCCCGAACCCCGTCGACGGCACCCCGGCGACGCGCGACACCGACACGATGGACACGTTCGTCGACTCGTCGTGGTACTTCCTGCGCTTCCTCGCCGCGAACGACGACTTGCAGGCGTTCGACCCGGCGACCGCGCGGAAGTGGGCGCCGGTCGACCAGTACATCGGCGGAATCGAGCACGCGATCCTGCACCTGCTGTACGCACGCTTCGTCACGAAGGTCCTGTTCGACCTCGGCTACCTCGACTTCACCGAGCCCTTCACGGCGCTGCTCAACCAGGGCATGGTGCTGTCCGGCGGCTCGAAGATGTCGAAGTCGAAGGGTGGTGTCTCGCTCGGCGACGAGCTCGACGCGAACGGTGTCGACGCGATCCGCCTCGTGATGGGCTTCGCCGGCCCGCCCGAGGACGACATCAACTGGGAGGACGTCTCCCCGTCGGCGTCCGCGCGCTTCCTGGCCCGCGCCTACCGGCTCGCGCTCGACGTGACGAGCACGAAGGACGCCGTGTGGGCCGACGGCGACCGGGCGCTCCGCCAGGTGACGCACCGGTTCCTCGCCGACGCACCCGGGCTCATGGAGTCGTTCAAGTTCAACGTCGTGATCGCGCGGCTCATGGACCTCGTGAACGTGACGCGCAAGGCGATCGACAGCGGCCCCGGCGCGGGTGACCCCGCCGTCCGCGAGGCCGTCGAGACCATCACGCTCGGGCTCGCCGTGTTCGCGCCGTACGTCGGCGAGGAGATGTGGGAGAAGCTGGGCTACGAGCCGACCGTCGCCACGTACGGGTGGCGCAAGGCCGACCCGACGCTGCTCGTGCAGGACACCCTGACGGCGGTCGTGCAGGTCAACGGCAAGGTGCGCGACTCGTTCGAGGTCTCGAAGTCGATCGAGCCGTCGGAGCTCGAGTCGCTCGCGCGGGAATCGGCGAACGTGCAGCGGTACATCGGGGACCGGGAGATCGTGAAGGTGATCGTGCGGGCGCCGAAGCTGGTGAACATCGCGATCAAGGGGTAG